A genomic stretch from Edaphobacter aggregans includes:
- a CDS encoding NAD(P)-dependent alcohol dehydrogenase, whose amino-acid sequence MSEFHGLAVHAAGAHLLPYKYDPGELLADEVEIKISHCGVCHSDIHLIDNDWGFSKYPFIPGHEVVGTVVGVGSDVKSHTVGQRVGVGWQSDSCGICEWCRQGDEHLCAKAQPTCVGRNGGYADRIRVNWRFAITIPDALESEGVAPLLCGGITVYSPLRNHGVRPSSRVGVIGIGGLGHMGLQFAKAFGAEVTAFSTSKDKEAEARELGAHQFVNTRDTGALKKVAGSFDFLLSTVSADQDWQGYVNALRPKGMMCVVGVPPSPIQLQAFALLGQQKAVSGSPTGSPRDLYEMLDVAARHGVKAITERYAMAKANDAVAKVKKNQVRYRAVLAN is encoded by the coding sequence ATGAGTGAATTTCATGGGTTGGCTGTGCATGCGGCCGGTGCACATTTGCTGCCGTATAAGTACGATCCCGGCGAGTTGCTTGCAGATGAGGTTGAGATCAAAATCTCGCACTGTGGCGTGTGTCATAGCGATATTCATCTGATCGACAACGATTGGGGCTTCAGCAAGTATCCGTTTATTCCTGGCCATGAGGTCGTGGGGACCGTGGTGGGGGTAGGCAGCGATGTGAAGAGCCACACCGTGGGCCAGCGGGTCGGCGTGGGCTGGCAGTCCGATAGCTGTGGGATATGCGAGTGGTGCCGACAAGGTGATGAGCATCTCTGCGCGAAGGCTCAGCCGACGTGCGTGGGCCGGAATGGCGGCTATGCGGACCGGATCCGCGTGAACTGGCGGTTTGCGATTACGATTCCTGACGCGCTGGAGAGCGAGGGCGTGGCTCCGCTGCTTTGCGGGGGGATTACGGTGTATTCGCCACTACGGAACCATGGGGTGCGGCCGTCGTCGCGGGTAGGTGTGATTGGGATTGGCGGTTTGGGCCACATGGGTCTGCAGTTTGCCAAGGCGTTCGGCGCTGAGGTGACAGCGTTTTCGACCTCGAAGGACAAGGAAGCTGAGGCGCGGGAGCTAGGGGCTCACCAGTTTGTGAATACGCGAGATACGGGCGCGCTGAAGAAGGTTGCGGGATCATTTGATTTCCTGCTCTCGACGGTGAGCGCGGATCAGGACTGGCAGGGGTATGTGAATGCTCTGCGGCCAAAGGGAATGATGTGTGTGGTTGGGGTTCCTCCTTCTCCTATTCAGCTTCAGGCATTTGCACTTCTTGGACAGCAGAAGGCGGTTTCGGGAAGCCCTACGGGCAGCCCGCGCGATCTGTACGAGATGTTGGATGTGGCGGCTCGCCATGGGGTGAAGGCCATTACGGAGCGGTATGCCATGGCCAAGGCGAACGATGCGGTTGCCAAGGTGAAAAAGAACCAGGTTCGATACAGAGCCGTTCTGGCGAATTAG